The genomic region TCTTcacctcatttctctctccctctcttaacCAATCAAAGGCACCTCACTCTAGCAGTCAGTGTCTAACAGGTATGACAATGAGAATATAATGACAGTATTGtgattgtgtatttgtgtgtttatatattttctatatgcAGATTAGAGTTTATGTTTTACTTGAGTAGAATTATTATGTTGACTATGTTTCATCACTGGCATTAAACCATTCTCAATGGAATCCATATGATGTTCCTTCCTTCAGAAAAAAAAGTTCACGCATGTAATACAATGCCATAGAAAAATAGCCTCTTAACTTCTTAAGTGTCATATGTATCAGCTATCTTTGTAACCATAATGCTTTTTCCTTACAGCTCTTGTCTGTCCCCGGTCCGGTATTAGTAGGAACTCCTCTATAAACAACCATGATGACATTAAACTGTATGCTCTCTATACAACCTAGCGGGCTATGAAGTAGCACAGCTAACCTTTTGTTGGCAACTCTGGATGAAAGAAATGAGAAAGTGCAATATTCTACACACGgtcaacacgcacacaccacaagaaacaaaagaacacagccaacgctgtgtgtgtgtttttgccatGTGAATGtcatatgcttgtgtgtgtgtgtgttcatgcatatgtgtgtgtgtgtgtttgtgtgtgtgtgtgtgtgtgtgtgtgcatgttgtaaGGGCAGGTGAATTGCACATGATCTGTGCCTCAGCTAGCTGCTCTGGGGGTCAGGAAGGCGCAGGCTGGCCTCCTCATTCAGCAGCCAGCACAACCACATCAACTCAGACGCTCGTCAGGACACGGGGTGGGACTCAGATGCTCGTCAGGACATGGGGTGGGACTCAGATGCTCGTCAGGACATGGGGTGGGACTCAGCCGCTCGTCAGGACAAGGGGTGGGACTCAGATGCTCGTCAGGACATGGGGTGGGACTCAGATGCTCGTCAGGACAAGGGGTGGGACTCAGCCGCTCGTCAGGACACGGGGTGGGACTCAGACGCTCGTCAGGACACGGGGTGGGACTCAGACGCTCGTCAGGACACGGGGTGGGACTCAGACAAAAGGACAAACAATGCGGAGGAAAGAGTCAAGAGATCACTTGTCATAGTTAGTATGGGGGGGGGTCACCTAGCAACGTGCACCAAAGATGAGATTTAAAATGTttcttcttgttgttgttgttgttgttgttgttgttgttgttgctgttgttgttgttgttgttgttgttgttgtgttattGTCTTCTTTTATGAGGTATCAATCATATTCAGTgccatcatcttcctcctcatcctcatcatcatacAGCTCTTCATCGTTTAGGTAGTCAGAATCCTCATCATCTGACTGCATTTGAGCATCACCACTTCCAAAGTCACCAGAGGCTTCTGCCACTGgacctgtacaaacacacacacacacacacacacatttcataaaGAAGAAAACAATACAATTAGTAAATGAATTCTGGTGCTTCAGTATTTCACAAACTATGTTGTCTCAAATAATATCCTATGTCAGTAATGCAATACATGTTGAATAACTTTATCAACGTGTGCATATAGCGCACAAATGTACATGCATGTGGTTGGGTTGTTGGTTATGTACAGCAgtgttctcaaacttttctatgcccccaaaaaaaaaaaaaaacattctacaGTGCCATATCTGGATACGCCTACTAGGTCTggcctactaccactactattaCAGGGATTGGTGATGCACTGACTCTTCAGTTTCCCACAATTCTGCAATCTCAattacacatgaaacaatgttaaatacTTTCAAAGCTGTAAAAAgttttgtacaaacacacaacctcagCTTTTTTTCATCCTGCTTTGAGCacagttgtgttgcattttgagcatcATTAGCGTGGaaagttggaaatgactacCCAAAAGATACGCCTGTCACGGTATGTTGTGACaggctatgttgtaagaatggaacaagaggcttttgcgcaatagccaAAAGATAATGTgcctttattgtaggctagcctagtagAGTTCACAAGGTGGAAAACGAGAGGAAATAATAgcgtttaaaatgtccatttaaattgtagcctaatataatgtgctgtagtgtgttttaaatccgaaatattaaggaatgtgaggaggttgctattacagtaactttaaagagtgcatctactgtgtgtgtgtgtgtgtgtgtgtgtgtgtgtgtgtgtgtgtgtgtgtgtgtgtgtgtgtgtatgtgtatgtgtatgtgtgtgtgtcctaaatgagctgggtgtttgtgtggtatCAGTAGATGTACCACAGCTGGCCGGTCCATGTATGCGGGAGCCTGCCAGTTCGTTTCCATAGCGATCCACACACCAACACTGCCCACTGCTGCCATGGCACTGGTGAGTTTTGTAGAAGCCATCTTCATCACAAACTGGCAAAAACTGACctgcatgtccacacacacacacacacacacacacacacacacacacacacacacacataatgagaAACTTTGGCCCTCTTTTCATACACTATGGCTTGAAGGCATGATCATCTCTCCAGGTCGCACTCAGGAGAGTTTAAAAATATCCTACTCATttcatacttcacacacacacacacacgcacgcacgcacgcacgcacacacgcacgcacacacacacatacacacacacatacacacacacacacacatacacatcaaatATGACCTTCTATTATAAAACTAGCACTGCACTGTTAGATATGGTGTGTAGGTCAACAGTCTTTCAGCACACTGGCATGAACAAATAcgctaacaaacacacacacacacacacacacaaaatgccaaACATACGCCCTATAAATTACTATATTATGGATCAACACTTTGACCTGTCCTGTGTTCTAGCATTGCCCATGCTACGTTTTTGCTGTTGCTCCACCATTGGTCCTTATTGTATAGCCTGTGTAGTAGGACAAAGGTGATGGAATAAGTGTGTGAGGGCCAGTGAGATTCGAAGGCCAGCAGTCAACAGGCAGCTGACCTGACGTGACTTGGACGGCTCCTCAGGGATAAAGGCATTAAGCCTTCCTTACGTACGCAGGAGcccattacataaacacatgggCCAGCACGCAGCATGGGAATGACTGAGGCTGTGGTTACTCACccaaaacctgtgtgtgtgtgtgtgtgtgtgtgtgtgtgtgtgtgtgtgtgtgtgtgtgtgtgtgtgtgtgtgtgtctcacccagCAGTCTTTTGccaccttgcttgttgttgaTATTATTGAGCTCTGCAAGGCAGGGGGAGCctggaataagagagagagagagagagagagagatcagaaagagagagagagagagagagagcagaaagaggcttaacactcctttattgaaacaatatcaggtgtttaaccactacacaataaaaacatgttaaaaacacatacaagttaCAAGTCAAAAAGAAACATCACAGGGCTCGCAGAGCAGATTCATATGTTGAAAACAACCTGCCCatcccccccaccctcacacagccCACCCCCCATACCACCAGAAATCTCTCAATGTCATCAACCATCCTGTAAAAAGCATATTCAgacttgaaagagagagagagagagaacagaaagagagagagagagagcagaaagagagaaataaggagagggagaatgtgTTCCTCTGATGAAAATATGACAAAGTTACTGTAATAAAAGACTGGTGAACTTACAGATGTTAGTGGAACAATTCTGAGAGGTCTACTTATTGTGCATGACATACATACTTGACATGACATACACTAATAAGAAGTCCTCTCAGATTTTTTccagagtccacacacacacacacacacacacacacacacactcttacacacacattagtaaatacactgtatgtatgtatgtatgtatgtatgtatgtatgtaagtatgagtttgtgtattaactatatgtgtgtgtgtgtgtgtgtgtgtgtgtgtgtgtgtgtaccctgttGTCTCTGGAAGCAGGAGCACCACTCCCTGCTGGACAGATGTTCATCGCCGGAGATGTCACATGACTTGAGAAAGGCAGCAGTGCACCGATCATTCTCATCCTGGGCCAGAGACACTAGCTCTGACCGGTCCAGGGCAAGGTCAAAGTTGGTATCCAATCTGGTGAACATCCAGCCCACAGAGTCTCTACAAAGTGGAGCACTGGGGTCAATGCCTATGGGAGACACACGAAGcatgagaagagagggatagatagatggatggatagatagatagatagatagatagatagatagatagatagacagatggacagacagatggatagaGGGATTAGTGACTGGTttgtttacatacacacacaaatatacactgaTATGTATCTCAGATATGGCCTTTGAAAAGATTAGGCTTCTATAGGCAGTTAGTgatagaaaatgacatggcttTTCTGAAACTGGAGTGAATCTGACTGTGTAAAATGTCTAATAGAAAGACACAGATAATAATTGACGGCTCACAATAAAATCTCCAGTCTCACAAACAAGGCAACTCACGGCTTTTGTCTGGGCGCTGGAACTTCAGCTTTTTGCTGCTTCCATTTTCGTGAAGAACTTTGAACCAGTCTCTCAGTCTGCTGACCACTTGTGCAGTCTCAGTAGCACtgcaatctacacacacacacacacacacacacacacacacacacaaaatagccaaaaatattatgttatatatatatatatatatatatatatatatatatatatatatatctcaatACTATTACACTATTCCATTCCAGACATAATTTCATCACAAAGTGTATATGAATCAAGTCATCTTTAATGTATTAAAGTCCACCATTATTATCATTCTCATTCTTCCTTGTGCTTGCTCCCCTTCCCCcatctgtgtctctctgctgtgtctctctgtcttgcatGAGCGCTGAAACGTTTTAATAGGTTTCTCTGGGATTTAGTTGGGATCTGGGATTTCATCAGAGGGCTGCTAAAAAGACAAACTGATTTAGTGGAGGCTTCTGCCCTGTAATCCATTAAATAATCATGTTCTTAGGCCAGAGATCTACAgcgagatctctctctctcctctctctctctctctgtatgtgtgtgtatatatgtctgagtgtgtgtctgggaaaaagaggatgtgtgtgtttgggttgagACAGAGATCAGATTTTGcacaagaagtgtgtgtgtgtatgtgcgcttgcatgtgcatgcacgcgtgtgtgtgtatttgtgtgtgtgtgtatgtatgcgtgtctgtgcttgtgtgtgtgtatgtgtgtctttgtgcatgtgtgtatgtatgtaccttTCTTCTCCAGATGACTCTGTGGACTTGGAGAAGGACATGGACATTGTCCAGAGCATTTTACAGCAATCTGCTTCCCAGAGATACAGGCCTGGTACTCCAGTTTACACTTACaacgagagacagacagacagacagatgaaagGACTCTGGCAATACTAGTGCAGAAACTGTGTAACACACTGTGCTGAGGAAAGCCTTTGTGTGACAGTATTAACGTGTACAAGTGTATCAGTAGCAAGTGATGAGTACCTGTGTGAGAGTATTAACGTGTACAAGTGTATCAGTAGCAAGTGATGAGTACCTGTGTGAGAGTATTAACGTGTACAAGTGTATCAGTAGCAAGTGATGAGTAACTGTGTGACAGTattaaagtgtacaagtgtatCAGTAGCAAGTGATGAGTACCTTTGAGGAGTAACTGTGCCCATCTGTCccacacacaggagaggggTGGACAACTGGACATCTCTTACACTTCCCACCTGGACTCTGAGCCAAGCCAATGTCTttaatactacacacacacacacacacacacaaacacacacacacacacacacacacacacacaaagaggggaATAAAGGAATGCATGAGACAGTGTGCCCTCACCTTAATTTCCTCCTCCCTACAATCATTTTGATTGAATCAGTGCTGTTTACAATTGCATAGTAACAATCACCATCAGCTACTGTTGCTCAGCAGAGAACATGTCAGGGGCAATCAGGCCAATGGGTCGCCTTATTTATTATCCcactgtctgacacacacacacgcacgcacgcacacacacacacacacacacacacacacacacacacacacacccatctcctCAGACAGTGAGGTTTGGCagactgtgtgttgtgtgcagccAGTGGTAAATGGGCCAGGCCAGACTAGCCTGATGGTCTTTATCAGGTCCACTCAGGTCCAGTATtcactctgcttctctctccccAACCCTGCTGTGTCCTTCTGTGGGCAGCATTTCTGAATAGGTCCCCTATAATCTGTGCAAATGTAGATTTGTTCCACAGTATTTTACCTGCATGAATTAATCTAATGTTATGGTTCTAAACATGGGGGGGCAAGCACACACAGCATTGTATCTCAATCCCAAAATGCAGCAGCATCTCTTGTGAGGTGTGGCCTCAGTGCTCACATTCTCAAAATGGACATGGATTAGCCTACAGTTACATCAACAATAACAGACACCACTGTTGTCAGCTTGGCCAACAAAAAAACTCaaatgtattatttgaaatCTACATGACCACTCTGTCAACAACTGTAACAGACATCCACGGGTAAGACATCAGCCTCCCATTTTATTTGCATAGCTTCATAGGTTGCATATAGTTTTGATTGCAAGTGAATTCTTTAGCGTTGATAGCAGCCTTTAATGGCTCCTGACATTCCTCCTCATTTtggatttaaacacacacaggagtgcaTTAACCTACATTTTAAACAGCCATTTTAAACGctattttcctctcttttctgtcttgCAAACTCTACTAAGGCGCATAATGGTGCTATCTCCTTTCTCCCTTGAGCTCAGTCCTCAGTTCTCCCTGAGTCCCTCTGAGCTCACTCCTGAGATCCTGGATGCACATTCAAACTGATCCTAGCATTTGGTTTTGTCatagggtgtgttcgaaacgggtaaagttgctgccttttaagatatctaactggggagcaaggcagcaagtgcggttcgaaaccgaaaaaacaaattctgctgccttttaagatatcttagaattcccaaataacggtcatttttgaaggcagcatcgatgcacacttcatgctgcctcctacccataatcccttgcggcaacgtctgaaacagctgtgaaaggtaaacaaacatggcggatgacatcggtaatggctgctgaatctgtttaaaatgtcatttgtgtgatcttattttgcttagtTTTGCAGACtacagaaataaacaatttactatctgattatgccattgtagtaaccattaatagcgtctggtctgatatatctgccggccgtaaaactaatttataccgttagcctgctagcttacgttagctaatttagtttaacgtcaggcctttgctaacgtcataccgtagtgttaaccaaagattctagagtgctacgctcatttttaaaagatgcatttaatcgaaagtcatgtctagtgagacagctctctatgtagggagggaggcagtaggcagctgtctcccgtttggaacacacccaTAGTCTACTAGTGCAAATGCAGGGTTTTCCAAACTGACGGtgcacaaaacaatacaacacagAGCAGACTAAGTAGAACCTGAGGCTGAGAATTCAACAGCTTTGGAAAAaaaggcagcctggattctatggacttcgttttcacctcaacgaaggaaccaatcacagaacggagggagggcagcaagacgatgacgacacaccgaagccgttatgagctatgtacagacgcatttgatagacattcgtagtgcccaataaacggctctgggcattcgtaaaccacgtttcaaatacgagaaaatgaatgcctagttcccagacctcatctcaatgagatgaggtctgattCCCAAGATGAGGTCTGACATTAGCCATCCCAAGATGAGGCCTGACGTTAGTCCATCCcaagatgaggtctgacgttagccatccCAAGATGAGGTCTGACATTAGCCATCCcaagatgaggtctgacgttagccatccCAAAAGTGCCCTTAGTGTTACGCGAGCCCTTCTGCTACTTGTGGTCACTAGCCGTTGTATCTGATGGACAGCACTTCATTCCATCTCCAGGCCTACGCGCAGAGCAGCGGCATGCTTGTGGTCACTAGCCGTTGTATCTGATGGACAGCACTTCAGTCCATCTCCAGGCCTACGCACAGAGCAGCGGCATGCTTGTGGTCACTAGCCGTTGTATCTGATGGACAGCACTTCAGTCCATCTCCATGGCTACGCGCAGAGCAGCGGCATGCTAGTGGTCACTAGCCGTTGTATCTGATGGACAGCACTTCAGTCCATCTCCAGGGCTACGCGCAGAGCAGCGGCATGCTGCAGTGCAGCGCCCAGCAGAGCATTAGGAACGAGCTGCTCTTCATGTTGAATgcaataataactagatgtaccgcatatcggtacaaaatatgaccgccgctcagtcctgtacatcctttccgcgaaaataaatcacactaatcaatgtgtctccatcttttactccatcccccactcttgaaacttttgtgtatgcttgtttggcatgcctgtgtgtgtgtgtgtgcggctgcacagaaagtagcctactggcgctgaaaaggtgaatagattgtagaatagccaaagaagttgtagcattgttataaaacctttaaaatctctaaacaatcacaagtgaACTGCccttcatcacagttcatccattgcaactggattgatgaaaggtcacttacacctgtaggctacattgtatttgggaaaagcaaaaggtatcagcgtaatgttatatttatttatttatttgtttatttattaataaacaaaaacatctctgtcagttccatgccgttttcaacagctatcaaaaacaactactttattgtcaatgcacaaattaagtaacagtagtctgaaaagaaatgctgttttacatctaaccagtggtgcaaataactgacatgtccaaatgggccttgatgaaatgcgtcgctagactgttcatacacattttaacgggccaaagttgaagagctgttgtccgttgttgttcgtgcaaatataggctgattcatgttcccttgcattgtgtaactgaggtccatggcttgtctggctttcaccagaccaagctcaatcttttaagaaatcaaaaaataaatagcgggcagatcaggctgggttcacccagcctagtccataggcgcc from Alosa alosa isolate M-15738 ecotype Scorff River chromosome 1, AALO_Geno_1.1, whole genome shotgun sequence harbors:
- the spock3 gene encoding testican-3 isoform X1, which translates into the protein MLSAVLLCVCAFACGQVIGAATRPDNGNFLDDKWLSGRWDKFRDEVEEPGTWNPGKPFDQAPDPAKDPCQKIKCGRYKVCVTEDYSTPTCVSQRRVSIKDIGLAQSPGGKCKRCPVVHPSPVCGTDGHSYSSKCKLEYQACISGKQIAVKCSGQCPCPSPSPQSHLEKKDCSATETAQVVSRLRDWFKVLHENGSSKKLKFQRPDKSRIDPSAPLCRDSVGWMFTRLDTNFDLALDRSELVSLAQDENDRCTAAFLKSCDISGDEHLSSREWCSCFQRQQGSPCLAELNNINNKQGGKRLLGQFLPVCDEDGFYKTHQCHGSSGQCWCVDRYGNELAGSRIHGPASCGPVAEASGDFGSGDAQMQSDDEDSDYLNDEELYDDEDEEEDDGTEYD
- the spock3 gene encoding testican-3 isoform X2, with the protein product MLSAVLLCVCAFACGQVIGAATRPDNGNFLDDKWLSGRWDKFRDEPGTWNPGKPFDQAPDPAKDPCQKIKCGRYKVCVTEDYSTPTCVSQRRVSIKDIGLAQSPGGKCKRCPVVHPSPVCGTDGHSYSSKCKLEYQACISGKQIAVKCSGQCPCPSPSPQSHLEKKDCSATETAQVVSRLRDWFKVLHENGSSKKLKFQRPDKSRIDPSAPLCRDSVGWMFTRLDTNFDLALDRSELVSLAQDENDRCTAAFLKSCDISGDEHLSSREWCSCFQRQQGSPCLAELNNINNKQGGKRLLGQFLPVCDEDGFYKTHQCHGSSGQCWCVDRYGNELAGSRIHGPASCGPVAEASGDFGSGDAQMQSDDEDSDYLNDEELYDDEDEEEDDGTEYD